The nucleotide window gatcatgccattctgtGTGATAGAACTCATGTACCCACAAAGAGAAGCCTGCTAGAGATTTCTTCACAAGATGCActgttggcacaaaacaagctGCTAGCTAAGCAGCTGGAATCACTTACAGAAACACTTTGCAAGTTGCCAACACAGTTACAAGTGGCTCAACCTTCCTATTTAGCAGTAATGCAGGTTGAAGGTTGCAACATATGTGGaggagctcatgaatctggtTGTTGTATACCCCTAGATGATGCTATAAAGGAAGTGAATTATATGGGGAATCAGAACATATAGGGATTCAATGCAGGAGGTTTTTCAGGTTACTAGCAAGGTGCAAATTTTAATCAGAATCAAGGGCAAGGATGAAGGTCTCACTCAGGAAATTagttcaataaagaccaagGAGGACCATCCAATAGACCTCAGAATCAAGGGCCTAGCCTATACGAGAGGACCACCAAGCTGGAAGAGACGTAGCTCAGTTCATGCAAGTTTCCACGTCCAACCATAAGAGCATTGAGTCATCCATCAAGAACCTGGAGATCCAAGTGGGATAGCTAGCTAAGCAAATAGCTGAGAATTCTTCTAGAGGTTTTGGGGCTAATacagagaaaaatcccaaagaagaaTGTAAGGCTGTCATAACTAGAAGTAAGAGGGAGACCATGGTGGAAGATGAGAGGAGGAGTAGTGATGAGAAGGAGTTGgaggttgaagaagaaaaagaaaaagaagaagatcagatgagggagaaaaaaataaataatgaagagaaagaagaaaaaaatggaaaaaatgaaaaaaaaagaagatgagGAAGAGAAAAAGACAAAGAGTGAGTTGGTCAGAGAAAAGAATATGGAGGTTGTTCCATGTACAGGGAAGGAAGCACCATACCCTTTGGTGCCGTTTAAGAAAGACAAGGAATGACACTTTGCtcgtttccttgatatcttcaagaaattggagataaCTATCCCATTTGGAGAAGCCTTGCAACAAATGTCACTCTACTCTAAATTTCTCAAGGATCTGCTGACTAAGAAGAGCAAATATATCCATAATGATAACATTATGGTGGAGAGAAACTGCAGTGCTGTTATTTAGAGAATTCTCCCACCAAAACACAAGGATCCAAGGAGTGTCACAATCCCTTGCTCAATTGGTGCTATGTCAGTTGGAAAAGCCCTTATTGACTTAGGGCCCAACATTAACTTGATGCCTCTATCCATGTGCAAAAGGATTGGAGAGCTGGAAATCATGCCAACAAGAATGACATTGCAGTTGGTAGATCGGTCTATTACAAGGCTTTATGGAGTGGTAGAAGATGTTTTGGTCAAAGTGCGGCAATTCACTTTCCCTGCAGATTTTGTGATCATGGACATCGAAGAGGATGCTGAAATCCTATTGACTATAGGCCGTCCCTTCATGTTATTAGCCAATTGTGTGGTGGATATGGGGAAAGGTAATCTTGAAATGAGCATGGATGACCAAAAGGTTACATTTAATCTATTTGAAGCCATGAAGCACCCAAGTGACCACAAGGCATGCTTTATAGTAGAAAAGGTGGAACATGAGATAAACATGGTAGCTAGAGCCATGGTACTACAGTCCCCACTTGAAAAAGAACTGACTAATACTATGGAGTGTTTGACAatggaggaagaaaaagaattgtAGAACTGTTTAGAAGAATTGGAGGGTTTAGAAGAAAATCCTTATGGAAAAGTTGTGtttgaagaattgaagaagGACATTCCagcaaaaaatgcaaaaatggaGTTGAAAACTCTTCCAGCATATCTGAAGTATGTGTTCTTGGGAGAAAACAAAGCAAGTTCAGTGATTATTAACAATTCcttgaaggaggaggaggaatctTAGCTAGTGGAAATTCTGAAGAAACACAAAGCAGCTATTGGATGGCATATTTCTGATTTCAAAGGAATCAGCCCTTCTTACTGCATGCATAAGATCGACATGGAAGCTGATTATAAGCCTGTAAGATAGCCACAAAAAAGATTGAATCCGGTTATGAAGGAAGAAGTACAAAAGGAAGTACCTAAACCGCTAGAAGCATGCCTCATTTATCCTATTTCAGATAGTGCGTGGGTTAGCCCTGTGCGGgtggttcccaagaaaggaggCATGATGGTAATCaagaatgagaagaatgatTTGATTCCCACAAGAATCATCACAGGCTGGAGGATGTGTATTGATTATAGAAAATTGAATGATGCCACCAGAAAGGATCATTACCCACTTCCCTTCAGGGATCAAATGCTTGAAAGGCTGGTAGGAAAATCATTCTATTGCTCTTTAGATGGATACTCTGGCTACAATCAGATTGTTGTGGACCTAAATGATCAAGAAAAGACAGCATTCACTTGTCCTTTTGGTGTGTTTGCTTATAGGCGAATGCCCTTCGGTCTTTGCAACACTCCTGCAACTTTTCAGAGATGTATGATGGCAATATTTGCTGACATGGTGGAGAAATGTATCGAAGTGTTTATGTATGACTTCTCCATCTTTGGAGTTAGAAGCTACCTCCTCTAGTGAATGTCAAGGGAGTTAAAAGCTTTTTAGGGCATGCTGGGTTCTACAGGTGATTTATAAAAGACTTTTCAAAACCACTCAGCAATTTTCTCAACAAGGatgttgtgtttttatttaatgaagaaTGTTTAAAGGCATTCAACACTTTAAAGACCAATCTAGTGTCCGCTCCCGTCATAACAACACCAGATTGGGGTCAAgaatttgagctaatgtgtgatgcaagtgattatgTTGTAGGTGTTGTATTGGGCCAGAGGAAAGGCAGAGTCTTCCATGCTATTTACTATGCCAACAAAGTTTTAAATGATGCTCAGATTAATTATGCTACCACAGAGAAGGAAATGCTTGCAATTGTTTATGCGTTGGAAAAATTCAGATTATACCTAGTGGGATCGAAAGTCAtagtttatactgaccatgcagccaTTAAGTATTTGCTGAATAAAGCTGACTCCAAGCCTCGATTAATCAGGTGGATTTTGTTGCTTCAAGAATTTGATCTAGTGATTCAAGACAAGAAAGGATCTGAAAATCTAGTAGCTGACCACTTGGCAAGACTAGTCAATGAAGAGGTAACTTTGAAAGAGTTAGAAATAAGAAATGAATTCCTTAATGAATCGTTGTTCATGGTAAATGAAAGACCATGGTTCCCTGATTTGGCTAACTTCAAGGTAGCTGGAATCATTCCCAAAGATTTGACTTGGCAGCAAAGTAAGAAATTCTTGCATGATGCTCGATTTTATGTTTGGGATGACccatatttgtttaaaattggtGTTGACAACCTTCTAAGAAGGTGTGTAACAAAGGAAGAAGCCAAGAGCATACTGTGGCATTGTCACAACTCACCATGCGCAGGCCACTACAGTGGAGACAAAATAGCAGCCAAAGTCCTACACTCTGGATTCTTTTGGCCAACACTCTTCAAAGATGCTCATGAACATGCCACTCAATGTGATCAATGTCAGCGAATAGGAGGAATCTCTAGAAGAAGTGAAATGCCCTTGCAGAATATAATGGAGGTGGAAGTCTTTGACTGTTGGGGAATTGACTTTGTAGGTCCTCTTCCTCCACCCTTTGGCAATGAATATATTCTTGTAGCTGTGGATTATGTCTCCAAATGGGTTGAAGCAGTGGCTGCCCCAAAGAATGGTGCCAAAACTATAGTGAAGTTCTtgaagaagaatatttttgctCGCTTTGGGGTACCTAGGGTCCTAATCAATGATGGGGGCTCTCACTTTTGTAACAGCCAACTGCAAAAGGTGCTAGGCCACTATCATGTCACACATAAAGTAGCCTCACCATATCACTCACAAACAAATGGCCAAGCTGAAGTTTCTAACAGGGAATTGAAGAAGATGTTGGAGAAAACTGTGGCCACCACTCGGAAGGATTGGTCAAGCAAGCTGGATGATGCACTTTGGGCTTACAGAACTTCCTTCAAGACCCCTATAGGCCTATTTCTGTTCCAAATGGTTTACAGCAAAGCCTGCTACTTGTCAGTGGAAATGGGAATTTGCAACTCTTGGAGCTGGAAGAGATGAGATTGAATGCTTATGAGTCTTCAAGACTGTAcaaagaaaaagtgaaggcttATCATGATAAGAAGCTGCTAAAAAAGGAATTTAGGCCAGGACAACAAGTGCTGCTGTTCAACTCAAGATTGAAGTTCTTTCCAGGAAAGTTAAAATCCAAATGCTCTGGACCATTCACCATCAAGGAAGTCAGGCCATATAGAGCAGTGGAATTATTTGACCCTCAGTCAGAAACTCCGGATAGAACATGGATAGTAAATGGTCAGAGATTAAAGCTATACCATGGTGGGAACATTGAGAGACTGACCACCATTCTGCAATTACAAGACCCTTAGAGGTAACATGCATCAAGCTAgtgatgttaaagaagcgcttactgggaggcaacccagctttttcttttttttcttagtcaTTATTTTCTGTGCATCATTGCATATAGCTAGGTTTCAACTTATTTGTGATTGTTAAAGTCATAATCAACATGTTTTTGTATGATAGAGGGGTTGGCAAAAGCTTCTCTAAAGCATTGGATGAGGAAagaacttagaaatttttttcagTCATCCACTCGCTCAGCGTGCCCTATGTGCAAAGCGAGTCTTACCTTATGAGCTGAGCAAGTAGCACCTTGCGCTAAGTGCGCCAACCCCCACCCATTGGCTGAAggggtctcgctaagcgagacagtTGCACTAAGCCCAAAAAAGTTCTCTGGAATTGCAATTAATGGAATAGGGCTAAGTGGGCCAGCTCACTAAGCGCATCTATGCGCTAAGCACAAATCACTCTCTGCCTGGACCCCCATGTCAATTGGGCTAAGCGGGTCATACCCACTAAGCCCAAATCTCTCTCTGGAATGGCATTGGGCTAAGCAAGACCATCTCGCTAAGTGCTACCCCACTACTACATCTTGAGGCATTTAATTCGATAAGCCAGCCATGTTCAGCTTAGCGGAAGTTGCAGACCAATCAAAGCTGcataactcgctaagcgcgcacCTATGTGCTAAGCCCAAAACCTTCTCGGGTTTTCTAATTcttgaattgggctaagcgagtctgTCCCGCTAAGTGCATGAGTttgaaatctaaaaatacaaaagtcACTGAGTGCTCACTTAGCGAGTCACTCCCGTTAAGCGAGACAGTTGAAACtgccaaaaataaaacataactgCCTTAGGTAGTTACTTTTGTGCAACATTATAACCTTCCCACACACATACCTTGCAATACTTTGGCATTCATCTGCACTGTGCTTTCGTGTTCTCTGCTTCTTTGTCTCCGTCTTGCTTGTAACTTCTctacaatccaagtaagtacccatttattttctttttaattttgtttttgaacccTAGGGTAGAAGCCATTTTCTTTCTCTATGATTTTTGATTTTGTGTTGatgttgttggacaagtggcctcagaaattttaagaaaggggggttgaattaagattttgttgactattcctaattgaaaatttccctttcttagatactccctagattcaattatttctttaattgtaagttactcgaataacaaataaggagaagtaaacttaaagaaatataaacacaacagaaagtaaaagagatcaagggaagagagaatgcaaaaccgaatttatattggttcggccacaacccgtgcctatgtccagtccccaagcaacctgcttgagatttccactatccttgtaaaatcctttacaagcaatgaaacacaaaggacttccctcctttgtgttcagtgattacaaccGAGAAGTTATTccaacttcttgcaatgaaccctaAGGAACATTGGTCCCTTGTGTCCagtgataacaaccaagaagttatacccacttcttgtaatgaacccaaaagacgttggtcttttgtgtctagtgatcaaccaagaagcaaatcctgcttcttgcaatgaacccaaggaacgttggtcccttgtgttcagtgtttgcaaccaagaagaccttctcttgaaaacagtcaccaagagtaggtctcttgaaaatttttttgtaagaatggaggagagaaagaaaatagaatagcacaagtttttgcccaatgaacttgtcttgacaaagcaagtgtttgaacaaaaactcttagaaagatgttatGAATGATCATCTTGAAATttgtgtcatggtcacatatttatagccatttgatggctcttgaagaaaccatgttaaaagttgtgactgttgacaatttcttcaaaaccagtcactttaaaaaagttgtgactcttggcaatttcttcaaaaaccagtcaccttaaaagttatgactcttggcaaaaactaatcactttaaaagttgtgactctttggcaatttattttccaaaaccagtcactggtaatcgattatcataatggtgtaatcgattacacactttattttatcaaaagttgtgactcttcatgttgaggtttgaaatccaacgttcaaaaaccactggtaatcgattacaaatattgtgtaatcgattacactattttgaaaatattttgtcacaagttgtgactcttgagatttgaaattcaacgttaaaaaacattggtaatcgattacacgccCATGGTAATCggttactactttgtaaaacagttataaaactgttttgggcttctggtaattgattactgccttatggtaatcgattaccaggtagtAAAAACTctaataaaagatttttctttgaaaaattcttttggacaaattgtgctattcaatcttttctttgaaattttttttttatacttatcatGCTGTTTTTCTTGAGATTCTTGTATAtcttaagtcttctcttgaatcttcacttgaatcttcttgatttctttaatcttgtttgaatgtatctttgattcttgaaacttgcttgaatcttgattcttgacttgagtctttggcatcatcaaaataagcttggaagctttgcttccacagatGTTGCTGTTGATTAGTTAGTTGTTTGATTGTATGTTGTTAGGGCTTTAGTTTAGCATATAATGTAGGTTCATTTGATGGGTTTTGCTTAGATTTCCTATGCCTGAAAGTGGCTAGGGAGTTAAGGCTTCGAAGCCCTAATTTTTCTGGAAATTTCGAtgtactcgctaagcgagttcatccatTTTGGATGAATTTTTGGGTTTtctgatgaactcgctaagctaGTCCTGTCCCGCTAAGCGTGTTcatcatttttgtttaaatttatgctTATATGTATGAACTCTCTAAGCCACTGCACTAAGGCATAGCGAGTATATAAAttcaaaagtttttaatttctgaGTTTGTATGAACTCCTAAGCCGGCatgtcgcgcttagcgagtcaGTTTAGTTAGGTCTAAGTCATAGAGGCTATTGGTATTCTGGTCATGGCTAAGCGAGCCACACTCACTAAGCCACCATGCCTCTGATGTTTGAATAAGcctgggctaagcgagtcaaTCTCGAtaagcccaaggcaatttaGTTGTTCTGAAATTTtattcatgcgctaagcgagtcgtGCTTGCTAAGCGcaatttcttctctatttttgaATAAGGCTTAGTGAGTCTGCTTGCTAAGCCAATTATGTTCCAGTGGTCAAGTCATTCTAAGCACCTACTGGTGCTAAGCCTGTATCGTGTGTCGCGCTAAGCAAGTCTGTCTCGCTAAGTGCAATTAGCTCTCTGTTGGagaataaggcttagcgagccatgctCGCTTAGCCACTATGTTGCTTCAGCTAAGCGAGGGTGTCTCGCTTAGCCAGAGTCTTTATTTTTCGGTAGCCGCACTAAGCGCGCCCTGTGCGTTAAGCGTATCATGTCATTTTCCTAAGGCTTGCTAAGCGAGCCAATCTCGCTAAGCGCCCAGTCCTTTTTTTCTGTTTCAATTTTCTACTTTcagtcttgaataaaacttatctaattttcttctttgtgaTTATTTTGATGTAGATGGCCTCTAGAAAAAGGAAAGTAACCGCCTCCAAACCTCAAGAACCCTACGACACGACTAGATTCATTTCAGAGGTCGCATGGGAACGTTATGAACAAAACATTCACTCCAAGAACATCCTCCTGGAGAGAAACGTTACTTTATATGTGACAGAGTATGACGAGTTCTAAAGGGAGCTCGAAAGGAGGCGGTGGCATAAAGCCTTGACTAGGCAGCCTGATGGTCGCATTAATGTGGCCCTGGTCAAGGAGTTTTATGCAAATTTATATGACCCAGACGACAAATCACCAAGGTAGGTTAGGGTGAGAGGAAAGCTGATAAAGTTTGATGGGGAGACGCTTAACGCTTTTCTGGAGACCCTAGTGGTTTTGGAGCCAGGGGAGCACTACTCTGCCTTCTCCAGGTTCTGCCATACACACCCAGATCCTCAAGAGCTTGCTTCCAAGCTCTGTATTCTAGGGCGTGGTTTTGTTTTAAACGCTAAAGGAGCGCCCTAGAAGCTCCTGAGGAAGGACCTCACTACCCTGGCACAGACCTGGAGCATTTTATCCTATTTTAACCTTGCCCCCACCTCTCATACATCCGATCTTAATATAGACAGGGCGAGATTAGTGTACGGTCTGGTGACAAAGATGGACATGGACGTGGGCTCTTTTATTTCAGGCCAGATTTCTCAGATGGCCTAGTCCAACTCCTCTCGGCTTGGCTTCCCTGCCCTCATCACTACTTTATGCATCGCCAGAGGAGTTGTCCCAGACTCATTGACCTTCGAGTCCCTTAGccctgccattaatttggcatatATTAGAAAGAACTACTGGAACCCGAATGATCTCATGATTACTTTTTCGAGGACCCGCAAGGCTAGGTCTCGAGGACCCTCAGACGCTTCTGCTTCTTCCACTTCTACCCCTGCTCCAGCTTCTACATCAGCTCCACCACCACCAGATCCTATTCCTACACCTCTAGCACCCTTCGGCACCTCCACTCAGAGCATAAACGTCCTGATGCCGATGCTACAGAGCCTCCACCATGGCTTATGCCTGGTGATGCAGAGTATCCATGACTTGGCTCAGCATCAGCCCATTATCAGCATGGAGGAGttcatgatgtaagctccattagagcttgtaggcctaggatcttcttcatcaatggattcctttgcttcttggaagatgaatggctgcagaatggagaaggaagagagagagataggagacaccacttcaaggagaagatgagtctagaagaagctcaccaccataggaggccatggataagagcttggaggaagaaggagatgaataaagggagaggaagagaagagcacaaaattttgtgctctaaaagagctttgaaatctgaagtttaattttcaaatgatcaaagttgaaaaaatgcacacacatgacctttatttatagtctaagtgtcacacaaaattggagggaaatttgaatttcaattcaaatttcacttgaatttgaaattgaatttgtggagccaaaatttcactaattatgattagtgaattttagttatggttcaccccactaatccaatatcaattccaagattctccactaagtgtgcttaggtgtcttgaggcatgtaaagcatgaaggacatgcacaaagtgtgactatatgatgtggcaatagggtgtagtaagcaaatgctcacctccccctctaaaatttaattgtattgggcttttaccaattcaattaaatttatttcccaacacacacatcaaatattcacttagtgcacatgtaattacaaaaatacccctaatacaaaaactagtctaggtgccctcaaatacaagggctgaaaaatcctatatttttagggtaccctacctacattatggagccctaaatacaaggaccaaatataatgacatcctagtctaatatgtacaaagataattggacccaaccttggtccatggactcagaaatctaccctaaggcttatgagaaccctagggccttcttcagcagctctagcccaatcctcttggagcctcttgctcatgactctagtgactggtcccttcctagggaggattgcatcatccccccCCCCCTTGAAGagaatttgacctcaaatctgttagttcctcctcctcaatatcagctccacctacaaaaggaattaaatcagaaatgttaaaagtggtgctgactccatactttTATGgaaggtccaacctataggcattgttattgatcctctccaaaacttGAAAAGGttcatcccctctagggctaagcttggatttccttttagtagggaatctatccttcctaagatagagccaaacccagtcaccctcattaagaactagctcttttcttcctttattgcctttagttgaatacacctttgtttggttctctatttggttcttaaccctctaatgcaacttctttacaaactctgacatAGATTcctcttctttatgtataaaagaagtgtccagtgggaggggaatgagatCTAATGGTGTCAGGGGAttaaacccatagacaacctcaaaaggggactgcttggtggttctatgaacccccctgttgtaggcaaattctacatgaggaagatactcatcccaagacttatggttgcctttcagaacaacccttaaaagggtggataaagacctactcactacctctgtttgcccatcagtttgtggatgacaagtggtagagaaaaaaagtttagttcctagcttagcccataaggttttccaaaagtggctaaggaacttagcatctctatctgacacaatggtcctaggcaaaccatggagtctcacaacttccctgaaaaagagttttgagatatgggaagcatcatccaccttgtggcatggtataaagtgtgccatcttgctaaacctatccaccaccacaaagatagagtctacacctctttgggttctaggaagcccaaggacaaagtccatactaatgtctacccaaggtgtagaagggatggg belongs to Glycine soja cultivar W05 chromosome 5, ASM419377v2, whole genome shotgun sequence and includes:
- the LOC114411274 gene encoding uncharacterized protein LOC114411274 translates to MRLNAYESSRLYKEKVKAYHDKKLLKKEFRPGQQVLLFNSRLKFFPGKLKSKCSGPFTIKEVRPYRAVELFDPQSETPDRTWIVNGQRLKLYHGGNIERLTTILQLQDP